CTCCACAGTTGGTCTCTCGATTGGATCTTCATTGATCATCCATTCAACGAGATCCTTCGCTACATCATCATCCAGATGCTCCAGTGAGTATCTTCCTCGTGAAATGTTGTACTCACAATCCACATCTTCACCAAACGGATGGTGTCCTCCAGAGAGAATGTAGTAGACTAACATCCCAGCAACCTTAAAACAGGTTACAGTGTTACTAGTAATTCggatttagtacatttttaactgataaatactaaaaacataCCTGAATGTCTGAGCTCCTCTTGTCCCTAGTGTTGAACTTCTCATTTATAGTCTCCATTGCCTTCCAGCATTCAGTTCCAGCAATGCttgtttttaaagttgtttCATCCTGTTTCAGTCGAAGACTTATGCCAAAATCAGCCAGTCTGGCTTTTCCAGTTATGACTATaacaaatagaaagttcaaatttaaagtaatttaaagaaaaaaaaattctaattaatttcACAAGTTTAGCACGTACCAATCAGGACATTCTGGGGTTTGATGTCGCAATGGAGCACTTTGGTCTGCTGGTCGTGTAAAACCTTTAAAATGCAGAGAACTTCCTTCACCAGCTTCTTCAGAACCAAAGTTCTCTCAGCCGTGTCATCTGGTAAATGATCTTGAATATATTCCTTCAGTGTGTACTTACGAAGCTCAAGAACAAGGTATCCGATATTCACATCCTCAGTGCCATCATCCCTCAACCCAAGGAAAACTTGAGCTCCATCACTTCCTTCAAATTCAGGTTCAGGAACCAGAGTAAGAGCTGGCAGTTTGTATGTCCTGCTGGCATCAGTGTTAGCTAGATTTTCACGCTTGGACCACCAACGACGGCTGGTTTGATGCCACCTTCTTGAGTTCTCATTTGTCTGTATGAACGGCTGCTCGTTTGAATTTGATTCCTCATCTGATGTAACTAAAGTGTGACAGTTCATCACtgaatacagtttttcacacaAACTCAGTAACTCCTCAGTCATCTTCTGCTTAATGACATTGAGTGTCTTTAGTATCTGgtcaatgtttttttctctttgtgttttgcTAGGTCCTGCTACGACTGGGATCTGCCTTGGGAATGCCATGGTTCGTCAAATACTCACTGATCTGTAGAGACATGTAATTCAGGCACTGAGTATAGCATTATcacttcttttcttctttctttacATTGTTAATAGACAGcattaatcttaattttaaaaaaatccttaaattcTGCGATTATCGTGTCATATGTATTCATTTcagtaaattgtatttttatctgACTAAAATGGCATATAATATTgtcaatgaaattaaaatgttctgaggaaatacatttgaaacacttaaattatttttaaacatttaaagtaaaacagTTCAACAGTTAAACATTCCAACTATTCCAAGGATTCATTCTGagcttcttaaaataaaatgagtacattgaagttattattattattattattattattttgctgtttttaaaaaatattccttaaaactattatttattgttcCATGTTTTACAGACTTTTACTTTTACAACTTTAGTTACACATAACAAGCACTAGCACATACATTTCAGTTCAAGTTGCTGCATTCACTTTTGTTGTTTGTCCAAATGCAAGTTAAAAACAGCAGAGCAATCCCCAACAAAGGGTAGATTGGGGGAAAATGCCCCCTTAAGgactgtgtaattttttttctgtgaaacaaaagttCAGTTTGTTCAGAAAAGTTATCATAGTTTTAGTAACGATGACATCAATTATAAACCAAGTATGAAAAATGTCCAGAGTTTTCATGTTATtagaattttaacaaaaaatgaatttgtaccAAAGGGGGCGTTTTGCCGCACAAGTTGGGGTAAAATGCCCCCCAGTCTTACAAAGCACTTTGCTTTATAcatttacagcaaaatcagaGTACAGGCAGTTTTagcctaaaaattaaaaagaatataatcaaataattatgaattacaaaattcaaaaacaagctttaaaacactttttttcttactgctgaaaataaaatcatttactgtgaaatctgttttctctACGGTACATCACCAGTGTTTCAAAAGTGTAAAAATTATCATGACTTCATCTTATTTTCCAACACTCTTCCCTGATATGAAGATCAAACCATTCTGAACATGTTAAGTGGAACAAAAATTCATTTTGGATCAATCTATCGTTATGGCCAATTTATTCCCTTGAACCTAACACAATGTACAGTACTGCTgcaaataagttttttttttttcagtaaccaGTTGTTTAACTTACACTTTTGATATTATTAATTATCTTAAGTATAATATA
The sequence above is a segment of the Labeo rohita strain BAU-BD-2019 unplaced genomic scaffold, IGBB_LRoh.1.0 scaffold_343, whole genome shotgun sequence genome. Coding sequences within it:
- the LOC127160397 gene encoding uncharacterized protein LOC127160397 isoform X2; the protein is MAFPRQIPVVAGPSKTQREKNIDQILKTLNVIKQKMTEELLSLCEKLYSVMNCHTLVTSDEESNSNEQPFIQTNENSRRWHQTSRRWWSKRENLANTDASRTYKLPALTLVPEPEFEGSDGAQVFLGLRDDGTEDVNIGYLVLELRKYTLKEYIQDHLPDDTAERTLVLKKLVKEVLCILKVLHDQQTKVLHCDIKPQNVLIVITGKARLADFGISLRLKQDETTLKTSIAGTECWKAMETINEKFNTRDKRSSDIQVAGMLVYYILSGGHHPFGEDVDCEYNISRGRYSLEHLDDDVAKDLVEWMINEDPIERPTVEQTLAHPFFWADDRRVEYIKKLGNQKEVENCRNADEELLQAVKIYTEGKSFSKWKTKLSPELVQKLDGKKKPYPENTLGLLRFIRNLHEH
- the LOC127160397 gene encoding uncharacterized protein LOC127160397 isoform X1; its protein translation is MAFPRQIPVVAGPSKTQREKNIDQILKTLNVIKQKMTEELLSLCEKLYSVMNCHTLVTSDEESNSNEQPFIQTNENSRRWHQTSRRWWSKRENLANTDASRTYKLPALTLVPEPEFEGSDGAQVFLGLRDDGTEDVNIGYLVLELRKYTLKEYIQDHLPDDTAERTLVLKKLVKEVLCILKVLHDQQTKVLHCDIKPQNVLIVITGKARLADFGISLRLKQDETTLKTSIAGTECWKAMETINEKFNTRDKRSSDIQVAGMLVYYILSGGHHPFGEDVDCEYNISRGRYSLEHLDDDVAKDLVEWMINEDPIERPTVEQTLAHPFFWADDRRVEYIKKLGNQKEVENCRNADEELLQAVKIYTEGKSFSKWKTKLSPELVQKLDGKKKPYPENTLGLLRFIRNLHEHYLEDAESINLMASFPDLFGSVFRFAKERGWNSRLGLEPFFSSAPQI